From Candidatus Syntrophoarchaeum caldarius, the proteins below share one genomic window:
- a CDS encoding Phenylalanyl-tRNA synthetase-related protein — protein sequence MRFDPERLKQSAWQEGKEYLDSAGINDRYPRRSMPSGRVHPVFETVHRLREAYLRLGFEEVMNPVIVEERDIYRQFGKEALVVLDRCFYLAGLPHPNIGISDEKIAEMRDILEKDLTEDDVEIVRRIFHAYKKGEVEGDDLVYEIASKINVPDYRVVSMLDTVFPEFKELKPEPTRETLRSHMTSGWFITLRSLIEKHPLPINLFSVDRCFRREQREDATRLKTYFSASCVMLDEEVTIDDGKMISEALLRQFGFSDFRFRLDEKRSKYYIPDTQIEVFAHHPELLGSSTKYADGWVEIATFGIYSPIALANYDIPYTVMNLGLGVERLAMILYGATDLRELTFPQFYADIKLSDFDIARMIRVRSVPLSREGEKLVDAIVGVCIDKGNEESPCEYPAWEGNFFGKTKTVKVVVVEPEENTRLCGPAFMNEIIVHDGNIYGIPRIDRWKKIFDEGVSTGIRFIDAFAAQAAAQIEQATLAGEEECEVRIRIVKTHGDINIEIDPVAMNFLTGRKKKIDLRGPVFTTVRSWVL from the coding sequence ATGAGGTTCGATCCTGAACGACTCAAACAGTCAGCCTGGCAGGAGGGGAAAGAGTATCTCGATTCTGCAGGGATCAACGATCGGTATCCAAGGCGATCCATGCCATCTGGCAGAGTACATCCTGTTTTTGAGACTGTACATCGATTACGTGAGGCGTATCTCAGGCTTGGATTCGAAGAGGTTATGAATCCTGTCATCGTTGAAGAACGCGATATCTATCGTCAGTTTGGAAAAGAAGCCCTTGTAGTTCTTGATCGCTGTTTTTACCTGGCAGGTCTACCACACCCAAATATTGGGATCTCTGATGAGAAGATCGCTGAGATGCGTGATATACTCGAGAAGGACCTAACCGAGGATGATGTGGAGATCGTGCGCAGGATTTTTCATGCCTACAAAAAAGGTGAAGTGGAGGGGGACGATCTGGTCTATGAGATCGCATCAAAGATCAATGTTCCTGACTACCGGGTTGTATCAATGCTTGACACGGTCTTTCCAGAGTTTAAAGAACTCAAACCCGAGCCAACACGCGAGACACTTCGAAGCCACATGACCTCTGGCTGGTTCATCACGCTAAGAAGTCTCATAGAAAAGCACCCCCTTCCGATCAATCTATTCTCTGTGGACAGGTGTTTCAGGCGGGAGCAGCGAGAGGATGCGACAAGGCTCAAAACATATTTTTCAGCATCCTGTGTTATGCTCGATGAGGAGGTTACGATCGATGACGGAAAGATGATCTCAGAAGCACTCCTGAGGCAGTTTGGATTCAGCGATTTCAGGTTCAGACTCGATGAGAAGCGGAGCAAGTACTACATCCCTGACACTCAGATAGAGGTCTTTGCACATCACCCAGAGCTTCTCGGATCCTCGACTAAGTATGCAGATGGATGGGTTGAGATTGCAACGTTTGGCATCTACTCACCAATCGCACTCGCAAACTATGATATTCCATATACCGTGATGAACCTTGGACTTGGGGTTGAGCGGCTGGCAATGATCCTCTACGGTGCGACCGATCTGAGGGAGTTGACATTTCCACAGTTCTATGCTGATATTAAGCTTTCAGACTTTGATATCGCAAGGATGATCCGTGTCAGGTCAGTTCCTTTAAGCAGAGAGGGCGAAAAACTTGTGGATGCGATTGTTGGTGTTTGCATAGATAAGGGAAATGAGGAATCGCCCTGTGAGTATCCTGCCTGGGAAGGAAATTTCTTTGGTAAGACAAAGACTGTAAAGGTCGTTGTGGTTGAACCAGAGGAGAATACCAGGCTCTGCGGACCTGCTTTCATGAACGAGATCATTGTCCATGATGGAAACATCTATGGTATTCCCCGTATTGATAGGTGGAAGAAGATCTTTGATGAAGGTGTTAGCACAGGAATCAGGTTCATAGATGCGTTTGCAGCACAGGCAGCAGCACAGATCGAGCAGGCCACATTGGCGGGAGAGGAGGAGTGCGAGGTCAGGATCAGGATCGTGAAGACGCATGGTGACATCAACATCGAGATCGATCCCGTGGCAATGAACTTTTTAACAGGCAGAAAGAAGAAGATCGACCTGCGAGGGCCTGTATTTACCACGGTGAGAAGCTGGGTTCTTTGA
- a CDS encoding small multi-drug export yields the protein MVNYVKQLVPAENGALAKLIIPFLIALSGVILFCTLADQATCTRYATVFGIYSFIPVGGPIAAVQVGLTLGISAVDLILFIVFTEAIQALFVVWNFDYTKEVPGIGTMVKRTVEKGEKMIERYKWVMKLEFLGLILLVTTPLQGTGAVAGSVIGRLMGMTPLRTWLAVTLGITFRTALTTLIVLGIISLL from the coding sequence ATGGTTAATTATGTAAAGCAGCTGGTGCCGGCGGAGAATGGAGCACTGGCAAAGTTGATCATTCCCTTTTTAATCGCTCTTTCAGGCGTAATCCTATTTTGCACTCTTGCTGATCAGGCGACATGCACAAGGTATGCAACGGTATTTGGCATCTATTCGTTTATACCCGTAGGTGGTCCGATAGCTGCGGTTCAGGTGGGTTTAACGCTTGGCATATCCGCAGTTGATCTCATATTATTCATTGTTTTCACCGAGGCTATTCAGGCACTCTTTGTCGTCTGGAATTTCGACTATACGAAAGAGGTACCTGGCATCGGGACGATGGTGAAGAGAACAGTGGAAAAGGGAGAAAAAATGATTGAAAGATATAAATGGGTGATGAAACTCGAATTTCTCGGACTTATTCTCCTTGTAACAACCCCACTTCAGGGTACAGGAGCGGTGGCAGGCTCAGTGATAGGCAGGCTTATGGGAATGACGCCTCTGAGGACATGGCTTGCAGTTACGCTCGGAATTACTTTTAGAACGGCTCTCACCACGCTTATCGTACTTGGTATCATCTCGCTTCTGTGA